Sequence from the Pyrobaculum neutrophilum V24Sta genome:
CGGCTACCCAGTGGGCTAAGGCCCTAGCATAGTCGTATGTGGCGGCTTCGTGGATGCCGTAGTTGTTCACGACGCCCACGACGCCCCCGCCGCAGGAAAAGATCTCGTTCTGTAGCAGAAGCCGGCCTCCCTCTATAGACACCACGGGGGGCTCCCCCCTGTACCTCACCACGCCCACGACTTCGCAGTTTCTCGCTATGTACTTGGTGGCCAGATGGCCCACTATGCCGATCCCGGCGAACCCCGTTATAAACACCTCGTAGTTCTCCACCGGCTTGAAGACCTTGAATTCTATCTTCATATCTTATCTATAGACTCGTACGCCTTTGTAAGCTTGTCGATCTCCTCAACGTTTTCCACGTACTCAAGCTGCGTGCCGCAGACCGGGCACACCCCGCCGTAGTTTACGGCTTGGTCTAAGGTGTAGCGCATGTGGCAGGTTGGACAGACGTAGTACGCCCCCTCGGTCAACGACTTAATCAAGGAGGATATCTTCTCCTTCGCCACCTTCGCCCTGTTTTTTATCGCCTGGCGTATCACGTCGTCGTCGACGTACCAAGTGTACTCGATCCTGTAGTCCTCCGTCGTCCTCTTCTTAACGCCGACCAGACCGAGTTTCATCAGGTACTGCAGTATCCTCCTAGTCTCCGCCGTGGATATGTTCAAGAGTATCGCAACTCTGTCGTCTGTCAGATCCTCCTTACGGTCGTAGAGAAGTTCGACAACCTTA
This genomic interval carries:
- a CDS encoding transcription factor, which encodes MKEAYLYIVEKSVAWEFDSPEYGRLARKVVELLYDRKEDLTDDRVAILLNISTAETRRILQYLMKLGLVGVKKRTTEDYRIEYTWYVDDDVIRQAIKNRAKVAKEKISSLIKSLTEGAYYVCPTCHMRYTLDQAVNYGGVCPVCGTQLEYVENVEEIDKLTKAYESIDKI